A stretch of Armatimonadota bacterium DNA encodes these proteins:
- a CDS encoding tetratricopeptide repeat protein → MRRRLATATWLICLLVVGALAPAHALQTADQLSTQAHAKYDANQLDEAEALFGKLLQDQPGSTLAPDAQFYLGWIAYKKGSTEAEARWQAVVALYPNSPEAPKALKGIAAIHYKTIKGDKDTRIADFQRIVDHYPTSPEADEARLRIGVLHRRTPPDFTKALEAFSYLMANAKDPGWRADAYVETGLTYLQRYWFEGRKKPDDLTKALEVFSSTRTKYPGQGEAVAKAELRQARIYLYSENDMNKAWEALSSTIGAYPETTLTTEILYHMAYCTYARKDYDGCILLCENILATRPVSDWNAYLQYFIGNAEFQAGRKTEAKAALEKTVALYPESEWARHAAGLLSTLKLEEE, encoded by the coding sequence ATGAGACGCCGATTGGCTACGGCAACCTGGCTGATCTGCCTGCTGGTTGTGGGGGCGCTCGCGCCAGCGCATGCGCTGCAGACAGCCGATCAGCTATCCACACAAGCGCATGCCAAGTATGATGCAAACCAGCTTGACGAGGCTGAGGCCCTCTTCGGCAAGCTTCTCCAGGACCAACCGGGCTCAACCCTCGCTCCCGACGCACAGTTCTACCTCGGATGGATCGCTTACAAGAAGGGCAGCACTGAAGCAGAGGCCCGATGGCAGGCCGTCGTCGCTCTCTACCCCAACTCGCCCGAAGCCCCGAAAGCGCTCAAAGGAATAGCTGCTATCCACTACAAGACCATCAAAGGCGACAAGGACACGCGGATCGCCGATTTCCAGAGGATAGTGGACCACTACCCCACAAGCCCCGAGGCGGACGAGGCAAGGCTTCGCATCGGCGTTCTGCACCGACGCACACCGCCCGATTTCACCAAAGCACTCGAGGCCTTCAGCTACTTGATGGCCAATGCCAAGGATCCTGGGTGGCGGGCGGATGCCTACGTGGAAACCGGGCTAACGTACCTGCAGAGGTACTGGTTCGAGGGACGCAAGAAGCCTGATGACCTGACGAAGGCCCTCGAAGTATTTTCCTCCACGAGGACGAAGTATCCCGGTCAGGGTGAAGCGGTCGCCAAAGCCGAGTTGCGCCAGGCGAGGATATACCTGTATTCCGAGAATGACATGAACAAGGCGTGGGAGGCGTTGAGTAGTACAATCGGAGCATACCCCGAGACCACTCTGACGACAGAAATACTTTATCACATGGCCTATTGCACTTACGCCCGGAAGGACTACGACGGCTGCATCCTACTGTGCGAGAACATACTGGCTACGAGGCCGGTAAGCGACTGGAACGCATACCTCCAGTACTTCATAGGCAATGCTGAGTTCCAGGCGGGCAGGAAGACGGAAGCGAAGGCCGCGTTGGAGAAGACGGTCGCTCTCTACCCTGAGTCCGAATGGGCCAGGCACGCAGCGGGGCTCTTGTCAACCCTGAAACTGGAGGAGGAGTAG